From Ananas comosus cultivar F153 linkage group 8, ASM154086v1, whole genome shotgun sequence, one genomic window encodes:
- the LOC109714658 gene encoding SKP1-like protein 1B: MESKVTRMIKIRSCDGAVLDVPEEVAVQSRLIRHAVEDFVTAETLNLAFEYCTKHADFAAAAAIPAADDEKKKAAETEIKDWTSSFVNALSMDVLYDLVHGSNYLAIEELMDLCCERVAGMIRRKSAEEVRATFDIMNDFPPNGED, encoded by the exons ATGGAATCGAAGGTGACGAGGATGATAAAGATAAGGAGCTGCGACGGCGCGGtgctcgacgtgccggaggagGTGGCGGTGCAGTCGAGGTTGATAAGGCACGCCGTCGAGGAC TTCGTCACGGCGGAGACCCTAAACCTCGCCTTCGAGTACTGCACGAAGCACGCCGACTTCGCCGCCGCTGCGGCCATCCCTGCAGCCGACGATGAGAAGAAGAAAGCCGCGGAGACAGAGATCAAGGACTGGACAAGCAGTTTTGTCAACGCGCTCTCGATGGACGTGCTCTACGATCTCGTCCAC gGGTCGAATTACTTGGCAATTGAAGAATTGATGGATTTGTGTTGTGAGAGAGTTGCCGGCATGATAAGAAGGAAAAGCGCAGAAGAAGTGCGTGCAACCTTCGACATCATGAACGATTTTCCGCCAAACGGAGAAGACTAG